A region of Sulfurovum sp. DNA encodes the following proteins:
- a CDS encoding tyrosine-type recombinase/integrase yields the protein MSDLLIAFKEYLSVTKALDDLTISSYLGDLQQLEGQVEKPLTKLKTADVLTFLSAFDNKRTLNRKLSSINTFFTFCHRQNFTYEKIKIPMAKVPKNLPKYLSLEEIMAGISLIDRSTLQGLRDYALILFLYASGCRISEALSIQRSDIVEGWLKIRFAKGEKERVVPLAPIAIEALEAYLSRETMVSSYLWLNYRGDPLSRISAYKIVKKYLHISPHVLRHSFASSLIIGGADLRVVQELLGHSSLETTQIYTHIQKQNLQETVRRFHPLGQ from the coding sequence ATGAGCGATTTGCTCATAGCGTTTAAAGAATACCTAAGTGTAACCAAGGCACTTGATGATTTGACTATCTCCTCTTATCTTGGTGATCTTCAGCAGCTTGAAGGGCAGGTTGAAAAGCCACTTACCAAACTCAAGACAGCCGATGTACTAACATTTCTTTCTGCATTTGATAATAAACGTACCCTCAATCGTAAACTCTCCTCTATTAATACTTTTTTTACTTTCTGTCATCGTCAAAACTTTACCTATGAAAAGATTAAAATTCCTATGGCTAAAGTACCCAAAAACCTACCTAAATATCTTAGCCTAGAAGAGATTATGGCAGGTATTTCACTAATTGATCGTAGTACGCTTCAGGGATTACGCGATTATGCATTGATTCTCTTTCTTTATGCTAGTGGTTGTCGCATTTCTGAAGCACTCAGTATTCAGCGTAGCGACATAGTAGAGGGGTGGCTTAAAATTCGTTTTGCTAAAGGTGAAAAAGAACGCGTAGTGCCACTTGCTCCTATTGCCATAGAGGCACTTGAGGCTTACCTTTCTAGGGAAACCATGGTAAGCAGTTACCTTTGGCTTAACTATCGCGGTGACCCACTCAGTCGTATCAGTGCCTACAAGATTGTCAAAAAATACCTTCATATCTCTCCACATGTACTGCGCCACTCCTTTGCATCCTCTCTCATTATTGGGGGCGCAGACTTGCGTGTGGTACAAGAGCTTCTCGGCCATAGCTCACTAGAGACAACACAAATATATACGCACATCCAAAAGCAAAATTTACAAGAAACCGTAAGGCGTTTTCATCCATTGGGTCAATGA
- a CDS encoding WD40 repeat domain-containing protein: protein MRPYFFLLLTSGLLLFSGCSPKQYFEPKQTHAISQIKSHYSGTIVHKSHHGATLDNGHYIDKKGISRITLEAGFHFLNENRKYILAGNKDGTLALIDKKRGKVKKRIELHEIVVSASIKNGLIAYILGNNTFGLYRLRDGKKLIENHAEHTYAIDSGMADPLFIDSIVVVPMLDGKLIIFDTDDTEAAKVIYLSGKKVFNNIIFLLRAGNTLVAATPKKLLALGTDKEFYHHANIAEVAVYRGHIYLFTKEGEIVKLNTKLKRLAKKKFRFAKFSAATVIGGTIYVLDMQGSLIVTDTKLKQSKVYDVGKVKSPVFISGNKLYKDGKIIRLDALGYK, encoded by the coding sequence ATGAGACCATATTTTTTTCTTTTATTGACAAGTGGGCTATTGCTATTTTCTGGCTGTAGTCCAAAACAGTATTTTGAGCCAAAGCAGACCCATGCTATTTCTCAGATAAAGAGTCATTATAGCGGTACAATTGTTCATAAAAGTCACCATGGTGCAACACTTGATAATGGACACTATATTGATAAAAAGGGGATCAGTCGGATCACGCTGGAGGCAGGATTCCACTTCCTAAATGAGAACAGAAAATATATATTAGCTGGCAATAAGGATGGGACACTTGCACTGATTGATAAAAAGCGTGGGAAAGTCAAAAAACGTATTGAGTTGCATGAAATTGTTGTCTCAGCAAGTATTAAAAATGGATTGATTGCCTATATTCTTGGCAATAATACTTTTGGACTCTACCGACTACGAGATGGGAAAAAGCTTATAGAGAACCATGCAGAGCATACATATGCGATTGATAGCGGGATGGCAGATCCACTCTTTATTGATTCTATAGTAGTGGTACCAATGCTTGATGGGAAACTTATTATTTTTGATACAGATGACACAGAAGCAGCCAAAGTGATCTACCTAAGTGGCAAAAAGGTATTTAACAATATCATCTTCCTTTTAAGAGCAGGCAATACACTTGTGGCAGCAACACCCAAAAAGCTTCTTGCACTTGGCACAGATAAAGAATTTTATCACCATGCCAACATTGCAGAGGTTGCTGTATACAGAGGCCATATTTATCTCTTTACCAAAGAGGGTGAGATTGTCAAACTCAATACCAAATTGAAAAGACTTGCTAAAAAGAAGTTTAGATTTGCAAAATTTTCTGCAGCTACAGTTATTGGAGGTACAATATATGTACTTGATATGCAAGGTTCACTCATTGTTACCGATACCAAGCTAAAACAGTCAAAGGTTTACGATGTTGGAAAAGTGAAATCACCAGTATTTATCTCTGGAAACAAACTCTACAAGGACGGTAAGATTATCCGTCTTGATGCATTGGGTTATAAGTAG
- a CDS encoding Smr/MutS family protein — translation MHSEAIETVDKFLSDALVNNLSEVQIIHGTGGGVLAKLVTDYLKRHPKRYRRSTVCLEI, via the coding sequence ATGCACAGTGAAGCCATTGAGACTGTTGACAAGTTTCTTTCTGATGCACTGGTGAACAACCTGAGTGAAGTGCAGATCATACATGGTACTGGCGGGGGTGTCTTGGCAAAGCTGGTGACTGATTACCTCAAACGGCATCCAAAGAGATACAGACGTTCTACCGTATGCCTGGAAATCTAG
- a CDS encoding beta-lactamase family protein, which translates to MPEFSIKSRFTGSTDNITPRNIMTHHSKTPGVGVTHDLGIIHCLFKAYVYKIQNEYVAYAPNTMSYSNLALTLLGHSVEKVSGMAYVRKYVDKILFSPMEMNHADLKMVLSGDNESKVMKKEKRR; encoded by the coding sequence CTGCCAGAGTTTAGTATCAAGAGTCGTTTTACTGGTTCTACCGATAATATTACGCCACGAAATATTATGACGCATCATTCAAAGACACCGGGGGTTGGGGTAACTCACGATTTGGGAATAATCCATTGCCTTTTTAAAGCGTATGTGTATAAGATTCAAAATGAGTATGTGGCATATGCACCCAATACTATGAGTTATTCTAATCTAGCTTTGACATTGTTGGGACATAGTGTAGAAAAAGTAAGTGGTATGGCATATGTAAGGAAGTATGTAGATAAAATACTATTTTCACCTATGGAGATGAATCATGCTGATTTAAAGATGGTACTCTCTGGTGATAATGAATCAAAAGTTATGAAGAAAGAAAAGAGAAGATAG